From the genome of Candidatus Electrothrix communis, one region includes:
- a CDS encoding EAL domain-containing protein has protein sequence MEKQYYFFLKKKFRGVNLTGKLSLLVAIGVLASVSVLGCYFDSFLEETFLEDAKSRISFGFQRLSTDLKTATEELKEGIFFVRTDKNFLASIELLNNYQDKNNYNAILLDEEKKIITQQLLNRVKLSLNHFIALYDKNEELIAFVDQTPDGYHLHFISYEDGHKILYSRHEDEQFFAKSPFPASLPVDFRHQVYYSHQDAKQGAITYHVYNGKVLATSHVSIFNNEQGSILMHIEMSHLFDDEYFKKISEDLGLIIRYSAEEKNASHAHLLTKNYTARELHVKQGARAYFSTARISITSRGRYDKTSFYYHVALNKKKLLTALAKNRRQFVVIIVVVTLLVLLILRVIFFKTLISPLDLLMEQIRKLEKQNYEQSSLVQTGDELEEISKSINHLAETVQDRERSLLVSRKKLEHLSLHDSLTALPNRRLFIQRLQQAIRKARRNCSQLAVLFLDLDEFKQVNDTLGHDVGDQLLTEIALRLTESREFKPLITARLGGDEFTILLDKITGRNDIAVVAEQLLNFFRTPFICSGYELSTTASVGIAIFPDDGEDTVTLIKYADMAMYQAKETGRNDYSFFSAKLATKVKSRIDRANALKKAVRDCDEFHLLYQPKICLQTGRAESMEALVRWQSASLGFMRPDQFIPLAEETNLIIPLGEWVIKQAFRDFMFFQQSGSPAKKICVNVSGVQLMNSDIVSTVQRAIKQTGIRPEQVELEITEGSLATKEKKVLEALDRLREMHIDLAIDDFGTGYSSMSSLQQLPVTRLKIDKSFIDNLPDSDESNAIVQAIIALARTFHLHITAEGVETEEQVHFLRKAGCDEIQGYFYAKPLSGEEFLRFSSTFTAEDLS, from the coding sequence ATGGAAAAGCAATACTATTTCTTTCTTAAGAAGAAGTTCAGAGGAGTGAACTTAACCGGCAAACTTTCTCTGCTGGTTGCCATCGGTGTTCTGGCTTCGGTTAGTGTTCTGGGCTGTTATTTTGATTCCTTTCTGGAGGAGACCTTTCTTGAAGACGCAAAAAGCCGCATATCATTTGGATTTCAACGGCTGTCCACCGACTTAAAAACAGCAACAGAGGAGCTGAAGGAAGGAATCTTTTTTGTCAGAACAGATAAAAACTTCTTAGCCTCTATTGAGCTGCTCAATAATTATCAAGATAAAAACAACTACAACGCCATCCTGCTTGATGAAGAGAAAAAAATCATTACGCAACAACTCCTCAACCGGGTTAAACTTTCCCTTAATCATTTCATTGCGCTTTACGATAAGAATGAAGAGCTGATCGCCTTTGTTGACCAGACGCCGGACGGATATCATCTTCATTTTATCTCCTATGAGGACGGGCATAAGATATTATATAGTCGGCATGAAGATGAGCAGTTCTTTGCCAAATCGCCCTTCCCGGCATCCTTGCCCGTGGATTTTCGCCATCAGGTCTATTATTCTCACCAGGATGCAAAACAAGGCGCTATCACGTATCATGTATACAACGGAAAAGTACTCGCGACCTCTCATGTAAGCATATTTAATAATGAGCAGGGAAGCATTCTCATGCATATTGAAATGTCCCATCTTTTTGATGATGAGTATTTCAAAAAAATATCCGAAGATCTTGGCCTTATCATCAGGTACAGTGCGGAAGAAAAGAATGCATCCCATGCCCACCTTTTGACAAAAAATTATACTGCCAGAGAGTTGCATGTCAAACAGGGAGCAAGAGCATATTTCAGCACTGCACGGATCAGTATTACATCAAGAGGACGTTATGACAAAACCTCTTTTTATTACCACGTTGCCCTGAATAAGAAAAAACTACTGACTGCCTTGGCAAAAAACAGACGGCAATTCGTGGTGATTATCGTCGTCGTTACTCTCTTGGTTCTGCTCATTTTGCGTGTGATCTTTTTCAAGACGCTTATCTCTCCTCTTGACCTGTTGATGGAACAGATTCGTAAGCTTGAAAAACAAAATTACGAGCAATCCTCCCTGGTTCAAACAGGGGACGAGCTTGAGGAAATCTCTAAAAGTATCAATCATCTTGCCGAAACAGTTCAAGATCGCGAACGATCTCTTCTGGTATCTCGGAAAAAGCTTGAGCACCTCTCACTCCATGATTCACTAACAGCTCTTCCAAACAGAAGACTCTTTATTCAACGCCTACAGCAGGCCATAAGAAAAGCCCGGCGCAATTGCTCGCAGCTCGCAGTGTTATTTCTGGATCTTGATGAATTTAAACAGGTGAACGATACCCTGGGCCACGATGTCGGCGATCAACTCCTAACAGAAATAGCCTTGCGCCTGACTGAGAGTCGAGAATTCAAGCCTCTTATTACAGCACGGCTCGGCGGTGATGAATTCACTATCCTTCTTGATAAGATTACAGGGAGAAATGATATTGCAGTTGTAGCGGAGCAATTACTGAATTTTTTTCGTACACCGTTTATCTGTTCCGGCTATGAACTGAGTACAACCGCCAGTGTCGGCATAGCGATTTTCCCTGATGACGGCGAAGACACTGTGACCCTGATCAAGTATGCGGACATGGCCATGTATCAGGCCAAAGAAACCGGGCGCAACGATTACAGTTTCTTTTCCGCAAAGCTTGCCACCAAGGTCAAAAGCCGCATTGACCGAGCCAATGCTCTGAAAAAAGCAGTGCGTGATTGTGACGAATTTCATCTGCTTTATCAGCCGAAAATATGCTTACAAACAGGCAGGGCGGAAAGTATGGAAGCCCTGGTGCGCTGGCAAAGCGCTTCATTGGGCTTTATGCGACCAGATCAATTTATTCCGCTGGCTGAAGAAACCAATCTGATCATTCCCTTAGGAGAATGGGTTATCAAGCAGGCCTTTCGCGATTTCATGTTCTTTCAGCAGAGCGGCTCTCCGGCAAAAAAAATATGTGTTAACGTTTCCGGTGTGCAACTCATGAACAGTGATATCGTCTCGACCGTACAACGGGCCATTAAACAGACCGGTATCCGACCGGAGCAGGTTGAACTGGAGATTACCGAGGGTTCCCTGGCAACCAAGGAGAAAAAAGTCCTTGAGGCCTTGGATCGTCTCCGAGAAATGCATATCGACCTTGCCATAGACGATTTCGGTACCGGCTACTCCTCAATGAGCTCTCTCCAGCAACTCCCGGTCACCCGCCTGAAAATTGATAAATCATTTATAGATAATCTGCCTGATTCAGACGAAAGCAACGCCATTGTGCAGGCAATTATCGCCTTGGCCAGGACCTTTCATCTGCATATCACGGCGGAAGGGGTTGAAACAGAAGAACAGGTGCATTTTCTCCGCAAAGCAGGATGTGACGAAATCCAAGGATATTTTTACGCCAAGCCGCTCTCCGGCGAAGAATTCCTGAGATTCTCCTCCACATTTACGGCGGAAGATCTCTCCTGA
- a CDS encoding alcohol dehydrogenase catalytic domain-containing protein, which yields MKAAVVYGADDIRIEDYADPVAGPGEVVVATKVAGICGKDVKTMLGQGLTEDLPAVLGHDMSGEISDVGDGVQGFSVGDPVAVYPMAVCGKCHYCLQKRYNLCEKSLGLGHGLDGAFAEYVRIPKEIIDIGGLIKLDDEISFDDAVMAEPLSCTFAAARANRMKEGQAVLVIGGGSMGLMHLKTAKWSGCQVIVADVVDMRLSMAGQMGADHLINSSSGNLHDEVMRITEGRGADVVIISIGIPDVIEDCLKLVARGGVCNIFGAAPDTEVKIDPRWLHQQEITLTGTYASTPADFKKCLQLIKEEAIIVSDLISHRFTLDTFDEAVESAKSLEMVRGIITFGEMVSVSF from the coding sequence ATGAAAGCTGCTGTCGTTTACGGTGCCGATGATATCCGTATTGAAGATTATGCTGATCCGGTTGCCGGGCCGGGTGAAGTTGTTGTCGCAACAAAAGTTGCCGGAATTTGCGGAAAAGATGTCAAAACCATGCTCGGCCAAGGTCTGACCGAAGATCTTCCCGCTGTCCTCGGTCATGATATGTCCGGTGAAATCAGCGATGTCGGAGATGGAGTTCAGGGGTTTTCCGTGGGAGACCCAGTTGCGGTCTATCCCATGGCGGTTTGCGGGAAATGTCATTACTGCCTCCAGAAACGCTATAATCTCTGTGAAAAATCCTTGGGGCTCGGCCATGGTCTGGACGGAGCCTTTGCCGAATATGTACGGATTCCGAAAGAAATAATTGATATCGGTGGGCTGATCAAGCTGGACGATGAGATATCCTTTGACGATGCCGTTATGGCCGAACCGCTGTCCTGCACCTTTGCTGCAGCCCGGGCTAATAGAATGAAAGAAGGCCAGGCTGTGCTGGTGATCGGCGGCGGTTCTATGGGCCTGATGCACCTGAAAACGGCAAAATGGTCTGGTTGCCAGGTGATAGTGGCTGATGTTGTTGATATGCGTTTGTCCATGGCCGGACAAATGGGGGCTGACCACCTGATCAACTCGTCTTCAGGTAATCTCCATGACGAGGTGATGCGCATCACTGAAGGACGGGGAGCTGATGTTGTTATTATTTCCATAGGTATTCCCGATGTTATTGAGGACTGCCTGAAGCTGGTCGCTAGGGGAGGGGTGTGCAATATATTCGGTGCAGCTCCAGATACTGAGGTGAAGATAGATCCCCGCTGGCTCCATCAGCAGGAGATTACGCTGACCGGGACCTACGCCTCCACCCCGGCTGACTTTAAAAAATGTCTGCAATTGATCAAGGAGGAGGCTATCATAGTTTCTGACCTGATTTCCCATCGTTTCACCTTGGATACCTTTGATGAGGCTGTGGAGAGTGCCAAGAGTCTGGAAATGGTTCGAGGCATTATCACCTTTGGTGAAATGGTTTCTGTTTCATTTTAG
- a CDS encoding MraY family glycosyltransferase yields MITLLFIFVAACLISLALTPAVRQLALYLDLTDKPSARKMHSRKIPRIGGVALFCSFFLPFLFLLVFCWHSPAVQSLLADSSPHCFVTGAVLIFLLGLLDDIRDLSFLFKIFGQLLVAIFVYSCGFQITTVTTPFGADFSIGFLSLPLTIFWFLLVINAINLIDGLDGLAAGICLFVSLSMLFVCMVSGRITAALAFAALAGSLIGFLRYNFHPASIFMGDSGSYFLGYCLAALSIGGAIKGQVATAMLIPIIALGVPLMDTLWAPIRRFINGQSMFQPDNKHIHHRLVKLGFTHRRAVLALYFLTVLLGISSMLLVHAQNDTSALIFFVLGIGFVGLLRYLSDSNSLNIHNIASWARDLTDETGISIQRRLFLQHQLRIASASDSETLWEAVCVSLETLEFDYAEFHFIEQQAALATGRSRRRFSWTTEGKDKVFLDHQESFLRIELPIHNVLADKAGIKNFGTLLLMKDMRHAATEPYLLKRIEQVRRSMIACLEKLTEENS; encoded by the coding sequence ATGATCACTCTACTGTTTATTTTTGTCGCGGCCTGCCTGATCTCTTTGGCGCTGACACCGGCTGTCCGACAGCTGGCTCTGTATCTTGACCTGACAGATAAACCGTCAGCCCGCAAGATGCATAGCAGGAAAATTCCCCGTATAGGAGGGGTTGCTCTTTTTTGTAGTTTCTTCCTTCCCTTTCTGTTTTTGCTTGTGTTTTGCTGGCATAGTCCAGCTGTTCAGAGTCTTCTTGCTGACAGCAGTCCTCACTGTTTTGTCACCGGAGCAGTACTTATCTTTCTGCTCGGACTCCTGGATGATATACGAGACCTTAGTTTTTTATTCAAAATATTTGGCCAGCTTCTGGTTGCAATATTTGTGTATTCTTGTGGTTTTCAAATCACGACGGTCACGACGCCGTTCGGGGCGGATTTCTCCATCGGCTTTCTTTCCCTGCCTCTCACGATCTTCTGGTTCCTGCTTGTTATTAACGCTATTAATCTGATAGACGGGCTGGATGGTCTTGCAGCTGGGATCTGCCTTTTTGTCTCGCTTTCCATGCTTTTTGTCTGCATGGTGAGCGGACGAATAACAGCAGCCCTGGCCTTTGCCGCTTTGGCTGGTTCTTTGATCGGGTTTCTGCGCTATAATTTCCATCCCGCCTCTATTTTTATGGGGGACAGTGGCAGTTATTTCCTCGGTTATTGTCTAGCCGCCCTCAGTATCGGGGGAGCGATCAAGGGCCAGGTTGCTACAGCTATGCTGATCCCGATTATTGCCCTCGGTGTGCCGTTGATGGACACCTTATGGGCACCAATCAGGCGATTTATTAACGGCCAGAGCATGTTTCAGCCGGATAATAAACATATTCATCATCGATTGGTCAAGCTTGGTTTTACTCATCGGCGAGCCGTCTTGGCCCTCTATTTTCTGACGGTTTTGCTGGGGATTTCTTCCATGCTCCTCGTTCATGCCCAGAATGATACGTCGGCTCTGATTTTTTTTGTTCTCGGAATTGGTTTTGTAGGTTTGCTTCGTTATCTCAGTGACTCTAATTCGTTAAATATCCATAATATTGCATCCTGGGCCCGCGATTTGACCGATGAAACGGGAATCAGTATCCAGCGGCGTCTTTTTCTCCAGCATCAGCTGAGGATTGCTTCAGCTTCTGATTCCGAGACACTCTGGGAGGCAGTCTGTGTATCCTTAGAGACGTTGGAATTTGATTATGCGGAATTTCATTTTATTGAGCAACAAGCTGCTCTTGCTACAGGACGGTCGCGGCGCAGATTTAGCTGGACAACAGAAGGAAAAGACAAGGTGTTTTTAGATCATCAGGAATCCTTTCTCAGGATTGAGCTCCCGATCCATAATGTGCTTGCAGATAAGGCGGGGATCAAGAATTTCGGAACCTTGCTGCTGATGAAAGATATGCGTCACGCTGCAACAGAACCTTATCTGCTGAAAAGGATCGAACAGGTGCGAAGGAGCATGATAGCGTGTTTAGAAAAACTTACTGAAGAAAATTCCTGA